Proteins from one Desulfovibrio intestinalis genomic window:
- a CDS encoding sigma-54 dependent transcriptional regulator — translation MLTRRLLFLTPAQAVTTVFPALRDAGYELGIAENLKGASVFVRKSGPGIIFARPSLPGFRVEDLLAVGAEDPNFPPVIVITDKGTAEEAERLMSLGAQDYWLEPLDVERIVAVVRSLGNGAASRKAAAPSTSTLGGRKPHYVNTTGPRIVGRHPAMTRVLQLARQVAGSKATVLITGESGTGKEMFARYLHAMSKRGDKAFVAVNCAALPEHLLESELFGHEKGAFTGAIARKPGKFELADGGTLLLDEISEMDMALQAKLLRVLQEGEVDRVGGTETLKVDVRVLATTNRDLEDWVKQGKFRQDLYFRLNVIPLRLPSLRERCDDVLELAHFFMDMYVREYQLPQAALSQSAVDWMRGYDFPGNVRELQNLMERAVLLANGRPIEPRHFLLENDDWPLFEEDEAEFVSDETPVDAAEFGATRPVLNTEHSSDAAGTHDAREGAYVTPQASENVSGGAVIPLHEMERIMILKGLEATSGNRTQAADLLGISVRTLRNKLNEYRAAGHPID, via the coding sequence ATGTTGACGCGCCGTCTGCTATTTCTTACCCCTGCCCAGGCTGTAACCACGGTCTTTCCTGCCCTGCGTGATGCCGGGTACGAGCTTGGTATTGCTGAAAATCTCAAGGGCGCTTCTGTATTTGTCCGCAAATCTGGCCCCGGGATTATTTTTGCGCGTCCTTCCCTGCCCGGCTTTCGGGTGGAAGATCTTTTGGCCGTGGGAGCCGAAGATCCCAATTTTCCTCCTGTGATAGTTATAACCGACAAGGGTACAGCCGAAGAAGCCGAGCGCCTCATGAGTCTTGGTGCCCAGGACTACTGGCTGGAGCCTCTTGATGTGGAACGCATTGTGGCTGTTGTCCGTTCCTTGGGCAATGGCGCGGCATCCCGCAAGGCGGCAGCGCCTTCGACGTCCACTTTAGGCGGGCGAAAACCCCACTATGTGAACACAACCGGGCCGCGCATTGTGGGCAGACATCCGGCTATGACCAGGGTGCTGCAACTGGCGCGTCAGGTTGCCGGTTCAAAAGCCACGGTGCTTATTACCGGGGAATCGGGCACGGGTAAGGAAATGTTCGCCCGCTACCTGCACGCCATGAGCAAACGCGGCGACAAGGCCTTTGTGGCGGTCAACTGCGCAGCCCTGCCGGAACATCTTCTTGAAAGCGAGCTTTTCGGTCATGAAAAGGGCGCTTTTACCGGGGCCATAGCCCGCAAGCCCGGCAAATTTGAGCTGGCTGACGGCGGCACCCTGCTGCTGGACGAAATTTCTGAAATGGATATGGCCTTGCAGGCCAAGCTGTTGCGCGTGCTTCAGGAGGGCGAGGTGGACCGCGTGGGCGGCACGGAAACGCTCAAGGTGGATGTGCGCGTGCTGGCCACCACCAACCGCGATCTTGAAGACTGGGTCAAGCAGGGCAAATTCCGTCAGGACCTCTATTTCAGGCTCAATGTCATTCCCTTGCGCCTGCCCTCATTGCGCGAACGCTGTGATGACGTGCTTGAGCTGGCCCATTTTTTCATGGATATGTATGTGCGCGAATACCAGTTGCCCCAGGCTGCCCTGTCGCAGAGCGCCGTTGACTGGATGCGCGGCTATGATTTTCCCGGCAACGTGCGCGAGCTGCAGAATTTGATGGAGCGCGCCGTACTTTTGGCCAACGGCCGCCCCATAGAACCACGCCACTTTTTGCTGGAAAATGACGACTGGCCATTGTTTGAAGAAGACGAGGCGGAATTTGTTTCTGACGAAACGCCAGTGGACGCAGCCGAATTTGGCGCAACACGGCCTGTTCTGAACACGGAACATTCGTCTGATGCGGCAGGTACGCATGACGCTCGAGAAGGCGCATACGTCACGCCACAGGCCTCTGAAAATGTATCCGGCGGTGCTGTGATACCTTTGCACGAAATGGAGCGCATAATGATCCTCAAGGGCCTGGAAGCCACATCGGGCAACCGGACCCAGGCCGCCGACCTTTTGGGCATTTCCGTACGCACTCTGCGCAACAAGCTCAACGAATACCGCGCCGCAGGGCACCCCATCGACTAA
- the larB gene encoding nickel pincer cofactor biosynthesis protein LarB — translation MSNIQLLKILEQVAAGGLKPETALDLLGTQAVRNTLHGLTLDPQRALRTSLSEVVLAQGKSDDALMAAVEGLAQHGEVLVSRVTPAQAALLEERFSVGQYWPDARLFSLGGASGFAKAMKAPWPLAGEVIVVTAGAADLPVALEAYCSLAFWGKECALITDVGVAGLDRLTTHVGALRKARIIIAVAGMEGALPGVLAGLVSCPVLAVPTSVGYGIGAGGFAALSTMLSTCVPGVATLNIDNGFGAAAFAAKLLNKG, via the coding sequence ATGTCCAACATCCAATTACTGAAAATTCTGGAACAAGTGGCCGCTGGCGGGTTGAAGCCCGAAACAGCTCTGGACCTTCTGGGGACGCAAGCTGTGCGTAACACGCTGCACGGCCTTACCCTTGACCCGCAACGTGCCCTGCGCACCAGCCTTTCCGAGGTTGTTCTGGCCCAGGGCAAGAGCGATGACGCACTGATGGCGGCTGTTGAAGGTCTGGCCCAGCACGGAGAGGTGCTGGTCAGCCGGGTTACTCCTGCGCAGGCGGCACTGCTTGAAGAACGTTTTTCAGTGGGTCAATACTGGCCCGACGCCCGCCTGTTTTCCCTGGGTGGCGCATCAGGTTTTGCCAAGGCCATGAAGGCTCCCTGGCCGCTTGCTGGCGAAGTTATTGTAGTTACCGCAGGCGCGGCGGATCTTCCCGTTGCGCTTGAAGCATACTGTTCCCTCGCGTTCTGGGGCAAGGAATGCGCTTTGATAACAGATGTGGGCGTGGCTGGCCTCGACAGGCTTACAACCCATGTGGGAGCCCTGCGCAAGGCGCGCATCATCATTGCGGTGGCCGGTATGGAAGGAGCGTTGCCCGGAGTGCTGGCGGGACTTGTGTCTTGCCCGGTTCTGGCGGTGCCCACATCTGTGGGCTATGGCATCGGAGCAGGAGGCTTTGCGGCGCTTTCAACCATGCTCAGTACCTGCGTGCCCGGCGTGGCCACCCTCAATATCGATAACGGTTTTGGCGCTGCGGCCTTTGCCGCCAAGCTGCTCAACAAGGGATAA
- a CDS encoding M23 family metallopeptidase: MKRLWLVGVLLLAVLGFVLARHTGLFDITSGSSSEQQQTTAARPDTTDSAGENSASTGTSQSSTSEAEGSTATDSTSAGSSTSENSDATTDIAADHVAGQSTDGADVANADAAADAADEGVSPGEAVTKGTFEKGDTVSKVLENAGGQGVLQYVSAARQVFSMRSFREGQPYIVVTDKETGQVKRFEYEIDSRRRLVVEGTESPAARVEPIEYVVLLASVEGTINDNLFQAVADIGENPQMALKLADLFGSEVNFIRDLQSGDSFSVLVEKRYRDSEYKGYGRILAAHFTNKGKTYEAYLFRDGSQRAEYYNRKGENLRKTLLQAPLAFTRISSRFTNSRLHPILNYRRAHHGVDYAAPTGTPVKAVGDGLVTQRGWSGGYGNQIIVKHVAGLESMYAHLSGYARGLATGQRVRQGQVIGFVGSTGLATGPHLDFRLRQNGKFIDPTKAINPRGEPVARKAMAEFEKIMALETAYLKGEKNLSEYEVDSLVPDVPVTAPEKPVEKEKKKPAQKGRR; encoded by the coding sequence ATGAAAAGACTATGGTTGGTAGGGGTCTTGCTTTTGGCGGTGCTGGGCTTTGTTTTGGCGCGCCATACGGGGTTATTTGACATAACATCCGGCAGCAGCTCAGAGCAGCAGCAAACCACAGCGGCAAGGCCAGACACTACAGACAGCGCTGGCGAAAATTCCGCCAGTACGGGTACGTCCCAATCTTCCACTTCTGAAGCTGAAGGCTCCACTGCCACAGATTCTACATCCGCCGGTTCTTCCACTTCCGAAAATTCAGACGCTACTACAGATATTGCCGCAGATCATGTTGCAGGCCAAAGCACCGACGGCGCAGACGTTGCCAATGCTGACGCCGCTGCTGATGCTGCTGATGAAGGTGTTTCCCCAGGCGAAGCCGTTACCAAGGGAACCTTTGAAAAAGGCGATACTGTCAGCAAGGTTTTGGAAAACGCCGGAGGACAAGGGGTACTTCAGTACGTCAGTGCCGCGCGGCAGGTTTTTTCCATGCGGTCCTTCCGCGAAGGTCAGCCCTATATTGTCGTGACAGACAAGGAAACCGGGCAGGTAAAACGCTTTGAATACGAAATAGACAGCCGCCGCCGTCTTGTGGTTGAGGGCACGGAAAGCCCCGCCGCACGGGTAGAGCCCATTGAATATGTGGTCTTGCTGGCTTCTGTTGAAGGCACCATTAACGACAACCTTTTTCAGGCTGTGGCCGACATTGGCGAAAATCCGCAAATGGCGCTCAAGCTGGCAGATCTTTTTGGCTCTGAAGTGAACTTTATTCGCGATCTTCAGTCAGGCGACTCTTTTTCCGTCCTGGTGGAAAAACGCTACCGCGACAGCGAGTATAAGGGCTATGGCCGCATCTTGGCCGCCCACTTCACCAACAAGGGAAAAACCTACGAAGCCTATCTGTTTCGCGACGGCAGTCAAAGGGCTGAATATTATAACCGCAAAGGCGAAAACCTGCGTAAAACCTTGTTGCAGGCTCCTCTTGCCTTCACGCGCATAAGCTCGCGCTTTACAAACAGCCGTTTGCACCCCATATTAAATTATAGACGGGCACATCATGGCGTTGACTATGCCGCGCCAACAGGTACGCCCGTAAAGGCCGTAGGCGACGGCCTGGTTACGCAGCGCGGCTGGTCCGGAGGCTACGGAAACCAGATCATCGTCAAGCATGTGGCCGGGCTGGAATCCATGTATGCCCACCTTTCAGGGTATGCGCGGGGCTTGGCAACGGGTCAGCGTGTACGGCAGGGACAGGTCATAGGATTCGTGGGCAGCACTGGTTTGGCCACAGGGCCACATCTGGATTTCAGGCTGCGTCAGAACGGCAAGTTTATTGATCCCACCAAAGCCATCAACCCGCGTGGTGAGCCAGTTGCCCGCAAGGCGATGGCAGAGTTTGAAAAGATAATGGCTCTTGAGACGGCCTATCTCAAGGGTGAGAAAAACCTTTCCGAGTATGAGGTTGACAGTCTGGTGCCGGATGTGCCGGTTACCGCGCCTGAAAAGCCTGTGGAAAAGGAAAAAAAGAAACCCGCCCAGAAGGGTCGGCGCTGA
- a CDS encoding helix-turn-helix domain-containing protein codes for MLKNELRDILVENQTITGEASWLDSLTLRQEENTLKVVFPHMYFAAWFSRHKRAAFEEAISRHFNEQQAGPAPQIIYERTSASAPDVATVIPASRSSLSSSAENEGPQNDPFAGFIFNGKNTFPLATAKEISGNTNTTAYNPFLVCGRSGTGKSLLLQSMATMLARTTDAARMVCTNSVRFFSDDTAWAKSPELFWQRYDVLVLDDIQDMSGHSSWQNKLVACMDACPGRQENTPSLDRQDAASAAAAMAFHNNRKGRATPRMIFACSGQPQALRTLDERLRSRLESGLVVELMEPDLDVRLRYLQLMCKERRLPLTREQLLFLAQRCSQFRLLQGLILKVGAYCAVKGLNLTQTDLENIVRTGVAEKMPGCREIITEVAKGLNLKPDDVLGGKRRPDLVLARQIAMYVCRQKLGLSYPELGRAFGGRDHSTVIHAIKKINKLLVSDKRVQKLVTEFEMKTP; via the coding sequence ATGCTTAAAAACGAGTTGCGGGATATACTGGTCGAAAACCAGACCATTACAGGAGAAGCATCCTGGCTGGACAGCCTTACACTGCGCCAGGAAGAAAACACCCTGAAAGTGGTTTTTCCGCACATGTATTTTGCGGCCTGGTTCAGCAGGCACAAACGCGCCGCCTTTGAAGAAGCCATTAGCCGCCATTTTAATGAGCAGCAGGCAGGCCCGGCGCCGCAGATAATTTACGAGCGCACTTCTGCCAGCGCCCCGGACGTGGCAACCGTCATACCCGCAAGCCGCAGTTCCCTTTCGAGCAGCGCTGAAAACGAGGGCCCGCAGAACGATCCTTTTGCCGGATTTATTTTTAACGGCAAAAACACCTTTCCTCTCGCTACAGCCAAAGAAATTTCCGGAAACACCAATACCACGGCCTACAATCCTTTTCTGGTCTGCGGGCGAAGCGGTACTGGCAAAAGCCTTCTTTTACAGTCAATGGCAACCATGCTGGCGCGCACAACGGATGCAGCGCGTATGGTCTGCACCAATTCAGTCCGCTTTTTTTCCGACGACACTGCCTGGGCCAAAAGCCCCGAGCTTTTCTGGCAGCGTTATGACGTGCTTGTACTGGATGACATACAGGACATGTCCGGCCACAGCAGCTGGCAGAACAAACTTGTGGCCTGTATGGACGCATGCCCCGGCAGGCAGGAGAATACTCCGTCGCTTGACCGCCAGGATGCGGCTTCAGCGGCAGCCGCGATGGCTTTTCACAATAACAGGAAGGGAAGAGCCACCCCGCGTATGATTTTTGCCTGTTCCGGGCAGCCACAAGCTCTCAGAACACTGGACGAACGCCTGCGTTCCCGGCTCGAGAGCGGCCTTGTGGTGGAATTGATGGAGCCTGACCTGGATGTGCGCTTGCGTTACCTGCAGCTCATGTGCAAAGAACGCCGCCTGCCCCTCACAAGGGAACAGCTGCTTTTTCTTGCACAGCGTTGTTCGCAGTTTCGCCTTTTGCAGGGTCTTATTCTCAAGGTGGGGGCATATTGCGCGGTAAAAGGGCTTAATCTGACCCAAACCGACCTTGAAAATATTGTGCGTACTGGCGTTGCTGAAAAAATGCCGGGCTGCAGAGAAATTATCACCGAAGTGGCGAAGGGTCTCAACCTCAAGCCTGACGATGTGCTCGGCGGCAAACGGCGGCCAGACCTTGTGCTGGCAAGGCAAATAGCCATGTATGTATGCCGCCAGAAACTGGGACTTTCCTACCCGGAACTGGGCAGGGCTTTTGGCGGACGTGACCATAGTACAGTCATCCATGCCATTAAAAAGATTAACAAACTTCTAGTTAGTGACAAAAGGGTACAGAAGTTAGTGACAGAGTTTGAAATGAAAACACCCTGA
- the dnaN gene encoding DNA polymerase III subunit beta: MKLTVNKEQIIEGLLKAVAIIPAKAGAQYLRSIWLKAEEGGLSVMSTDANIEFTGRYQAEVAQPGLIGVQGRAFVDLVRQLPSGVLHLSLDEASGNLLIEQGRRSYKLPVSGAEWFQNFSTFPDENTVTWSGDFLQDLLDKVTFCISEDDAMDAIACLCMKPKGNGRIDVCGLNGHQFALVSFTHDELAERLPEEGILIQKKYLQDIKKWLGVDEIELNITEKRLYLRSLGKAETLSLPRAAHQYPDYNIFMSKLASGDMHPMTLERKEAMEALGRILIFNTESDRCTYMDLSASEALLSAQGQDVGSANESLEVTYGGDIKRIAFPTRSLMDVLSHFVSSKIDMMLTGAEGPCGIRGADDPDYTVIIMPMKVSETTYYSEEDV; the protein is encoded by the coding sequence ATGAAACTAACTGTTAATAAAGAACAAATCATTGAAGGCCTGCTGAAGGCCGTTGCCATTATTCCTGCCAAGGCAGGAGCGCAGTATCTGCGTTCTATCTGGCTCAAGGCTGAAGAGGGCGGGCTTTCCGTCATGTCCACTGACGCCAACATTGAATTCACTGGCCGTTATCAGGCTGAAGTGGCGCAACCCGGCCTTATAGGCGTACAGGGCAGAGCCTTTGTGGATCTGGTGCGTCAGCTGCCTTCTGGCGTGCTGCATCTTTCTCTTGATGAAGCTTCGGGCAATCTGCTTATTGAGCAGGGCCGTCGTTCCTACAAGCTTCCTGTGAGCGGAGCAGAGTGGTTTCAGAATTTTTCCACCTTTCCTGACGAGAATACCGTAACCTGGTCTGGCGACTTTCTTCAGGACCTGCTGGACAAGGTGACCTTCTGCATCAGCGAAGACGACGCGATGGATGCCATTGCCTGCCTGTGCATGAAGCCCAAGGGCAACGGACGTATAGACGTTTGCGGTCTTAACGGCCACCAGTTCGCTCTTGTGTCCTTTACGCACGACGAACTGGCCGAGCGCCTGCCTGAAGAAGGCATTCTCATCCAGAAGAAATACCTTCAGGACATCAAGAAATGGCTGGGCGTGGACGAAATTGAGCTGAACATCACTGAAAAGCGCCTTTACCTCCGCAGCCTTGGCAAGGCCGAAACCTTGAGCCTGCCCCGGGCCGCCCACCAGTACCCGGACTACAATATATTCATGAGCAAGCTGGCCAGCGGCGACATGCATCCTATGACGCTTGAGCGCAAGGAAGCTATGGAAGCCCTGGGCCGCATACTCATCTTTAATACAGAAAGCGACCGCTGCACCTATATGGACCTTTCCGCCAGCGAAGCTCTGCTTTCTGCTCAGGGTCAGGACGTGGGCTCTGCCAACGAAAGCCTTGAAGTTACCTATGGCGGCGATATCAAGCGTATCGCCTTTCCCACACGCAGCCTTATGGACGTGCTGTCCCATTTCGTGTCCAGTAAAATAGATATGATGCTTACCGGAGCGGAAGGCCCTTGCGGCATCCGCGGCGCGGACGACCCGGACTACACGGTTATTATCATGCCCATGAAGGTTTCTGAAACGACCTACTATAGCGAGGAAGACGTTTAA
- the gyrB gene encoding DNA topoisomerase (ATP-hydrolyzing) subunit B codes for MAPQTPGNGGYNASSITILEGLSAVRKRPAMYIGSTDARGLHHLVYEVVDNSIDEAMAGYCSRVTVILHADNSVTVRDDGRGIPVDIHPKEGVPAVQVVMTKLHAGGKFDNSSYKVSGGLHGVGVSCVNALSEELTVTVRRDGKRYRQHYSRGIPQDELTVISEGVDGHGTTVRFKPDEEIFEVSEFSYDTLKKRFEELAYLNKGLTIECIDERIGETHVFHAEGGIRQFVGDLNSGEQGIHPIIFGEGFVENVTVDFALQYNAGYKENILTFANNIRTKEGGTHLVGFRTALTRAINGYIKGQADLVKKMKNTSLSGDDVREGLTAVVSVKLPQPQFEGQTKTKLGNSEIAGIVAGSVYDRLTVYFEENPKDIRLIIDKAVDAARARDAARRAKELVRRKGALSDNSLPGKLADCQSKDPVESELFIVEGDSAGGSAKQGRNPKNQAILPLRGKILNTERTRFDKMLANKEVKALITAMGAGIGEEDTDLDKLRYHKIIIMTDADVDGAHIRTLLLTFFFRQYQEMVERGFVYIAQPPLYRAHNSRMEKFIKDDAELNAFLLSRVSEDVTILASNGKEYTGTNLTGLVERVETIEARLNDAEMSGIPRDLFLAMSTYPEQIDQAMLERQDTGLIDWLNERGYMLTLEHEKSEDDEERMFAIFENTGGHQTRRGMEFFASRLYRITWQLFADLREECGGLDFSIRRKDGEVPAESLADLIRMVLDEARRGINIQRYKGLGEMNPEQLWVTTMNPENRILLQVSVEDANEASDAFVELMGDRVEPRREFIERNALAVHDLDI; via the coding sequence ATGGCTCCCCAAACCCCCGGTAACGGCGGCTACAACGCCTCTTCCATTACCATTCTGGAAGGGCTCTCTGCCGTGCGCAAGCGCCCGGCCATGTACATTGGCTCCACGGACGCGCGTGGCCTGCATCACCTGGTTTACGAAGTGGTGGACAACTCCATTGACGAAGCCATGGCTGGCTACTGCTCGCGGGTTACCGTCATTCTGCACGCCGACAACAGCGTTACCGTGCGCGACGATGGCCGCGGCATTCCTGTTGATATTCATCCCAAGGAAGGCGTGCCTGCTGTTCAGGTGGTCATGACCAAGCTGCATGCCGGCGGCAAGTTTGACAATTCCAGCTACAAGGTATCTGGCGGCCTGCACGGCGTCGGCGTTTCCTGCGTTAACGCCCTTTCTGAAGAACTGACAGTAACCGTGCGCCGCGACGGCAAACGTTACCGCCAGCATTATTCACGCGGCATTCCCCAGGACGAACTGACTGTTATCAGTGAGGGCGTTGACGGCCACGGCACCACAGTGCGCTTCAAGCCGGACGAAGAGATCTTTGAAGTCTCTGAATTTTCATACGATACGCTCAAGAAACGCTTTGAAGAGCTGGCCTATCTCAACAAGGGCCTGACCATCGAATGCATTGACGAGCGTATCGGCGAAACCCACGTTTTTCATGCTGAAGGCGGTATTCGCCAGTTTGTGGGTGATCTCAATTCCGGCGAGCAGGGCATTCATCCCATCATTTTCGGTGAAGGCTTTGTTGAAAACGTCACCGTTGATTTTGCCCTTCAGTACAATGCCGGGTACAAGGAAAATATCCTTACCTTCGCCAACAACATCCGCACCAAGGAAGGCGGCACCCACCTTGTGGGCTTCCGCACGGCCCTTACCCGCGCCATTAACGGCTACATCAAGGGTCAGGCCGACCTGGTCAAAAAGATGAAAAACACCAGCCTGTCTGGTGACGACGTTCGCGAAGGCCTTACGGCGGTTGTCAGCGTCAAACTGCCCCAGCCGCAGTTTGAAGGGCAGACCAAGACCAAGCTTGGCAACAGCGAAATAGCGGGTATTGTGGCAGGTTCTGTTTATGACCGTCTTACGGTGTATTTTGAAGAAAATCCCAAGGACATCCGCCTTATTATCGACAAGGCCGTGGACGCCGCCCGCGCCCGCGACGCTGCCCGCCGCGCCAAGGAACTGGTGCGCCGCAAGGGCGCGCTTTCAGACAACTCCCTGCCGGGTAAACTGGCAGACTGCCAGAGCAAGGATCCTGTTGAATCCGAACTTTTCATCGTGGAAGGTGACTCGGCAGGCGGTTCGGCCAAGCAGGGGCGTAATCCAAAAAATCAGGCCATTTTGCCCCTGCGCGGCAAGATCCTGAATACAGAGCGCACCCGTTTTGACAAGATGCTGGCCAACAAGGAAGTAAAAGCCCTTATCACGGCTATGGGCGCAGGCATTGGCGAGGAAGACACCGACCTCGACAAGCTGCGTTATCACAAGATCATCATCATGACAGACGCCGACGTGGACGGAGCGCACATCCGCACGCTGCTGCTGACCTTCTTTTTCCGTCAGTATCAGGAAATGGTGGAGCGCGGCTTTGTCTACATTGCCCAGCCGCCGTTGTACCGCGCGCACAATTCGCGCATGGAAAAGTTCATCAAGGACGATGCGGAACTCAATGCCTTTCTGCTTTCGCGTGTAAGCGAAGACGTGACCATTCTGGCCAGCAACGGCAAGGAATACACGGGCACGAACCTTACCGGGCTTGTGGAGCGCGTGGAGACCATTGAAGCGCGTCTTAACGACGCTGAAATGAGCGGTATTCCGCGTGACCTTTTCCTGGCCATGAGCACCTATCCCGAGCAGATAGATCAGGCCATGCTGGAGCGTCAGGACACTGGCCTCATCGACTGGCTCAACGAACGCGGCTATATGCTGACCCTTGAGCACGAAAAGAGCGAAGACGACGAAGAGCGCATGTTCGCCATATTTGAAAATACCGGCGGCCATCAGACCCGGCGCGGCATGGAATTCTTCGCCTCGCGTCTGTACCGCATCACCTGGCAGCTTTTTGCCGACCTGCGTGAAGAATGCGGTGGTCTTGATTTCAGCATTCGCCGCAAGGATGGCGAAGTGCCCGCTGAAAGCCTTGCCGATCTTATCCGCATGGTGCTGGACGAAGCCCGCAGGGGCATCAACATCCAGCGCTACAAGGGTCTGGGTGAAATGAACCCCGAACAGCTCTGGGTGACAACGATGAACCCCGAGAACCGCATTCTTTTGCAGGTATCTGTGGAAGACGCCAACGAGGCTTCGGACGCGTTTGTGGAACTTATGGGCGACCGGGTCGAGCCGCGCCGCGAGTTTATTGAACGTAACGCCCTTGCTGTTCACGATCTGGATATTTAA